The stretch of DNA GCTACCCGCTGGTCCTGGCCGTGATGGCCGTGGCCTGCGTCGTCCTGTACCGGGCGTTCCGCCGCAACGGCTGGCTGTAGGCGGCGCCGCTACCCGTTCTCCGCGACCCGCCGGCGCACGGTCGCCTTGGCCTGCTCCTCGCGGGCCTCGTCGAGGCGGTCCTCGGAGCGCAGCTCCTCGGCCCGGCGCTCGTGGGCCTCGGCGTCGTCCTGGGCGAGTTCGTCGGGGAGCACGGCGTGCTCGGCCAGGATGTCGACCCGGGTCACGTCGTCGGAGTGGGCGACGTGGAGGAAGCCGCCGTCCACGGCCACGGCCGTGCGGCTGCCGCCGGCGTCGATGAACACCGGGCCGACGGCCAGGGCGGCCAGCAGGGGCGCGTGGCCGGGGAGGACGCCGAGGTCGCCGTCCACGGCCCGGGCGGTGACGAAGTCGGCCTCCCCGGTCCACACCTCCCGCTCGGGGGTGACCAGGTGCACGTCCAGGCCGGCCACGGCTACTCGTCCCCGCCGAGCTGCTTGGCCTTCTCCTCGGCCTCCTCGATCCCGCCGACGTTGAAGAAGGCCTGCTCGGGCAGGTGGTCGTAGTCGCCCTTGGCCAGGGCGTCGAAGGAGGCGATGGTCTCGTCCAGCGGCACCGTCTTGCCGCTGACGCCGGTGAACTGCTCGGCCACGTAGAACGGCTGGGACAGGAACCGCTGGAT from Actinomycetota bacterium encodes:
- a CDS encoding F0F1 ATP synthase subunit epsilon, whose translation is MAGLDVHLVTPEREVWTGEADFVTARAVDGDLGVLPGHAPLLAALAVGPVFIDAGGSRTAVAVDGGFLHVAHSDDVTRVDILAEHAVLPDELAQDDAEAHERRAEELRSEDRLDEAREEQAKATVRRRVAENG